From the genome of Macrobrachium nipponense isolate FS-2020 chromosome 29, ASM1510439v2, whole genome shotgun sequence, one region includes:
- the LOC135205952 gene encoding LOW QUALITY PROTEIN: uncharacterized protein LOC135205952 (The sequence of the model RefSeq protein was modified relative to this genomic sequence to represent the inferred CDS: deleted 2 bases in 1 codon) — protein GSGGGGGGGGGGGAGGGGRPGGGGGGAGGVGRGGGGGGGGGGRGGGGGGGGGGGGGGRGGGGGGGGGGGGGGGGGGGGGGGAGGKGGGGGGGGGWGGGPGGGGGGGGGGGRGGGGGGGGGGGGGGGGRGAGGGGGGGGGGGTGGGGGGGGGGGGGGGGEGGGGGGGGGGGGGGGGG, from the exons gggtcgggggggggggggggggggggggggggtgggggggcgggagggggggggcggccggggggtgggggggggggggcggggggtgtggggaggggggggggggggggggggggggggggggggcgagggggaggggggggggggggggggggggggggggggggcgggcgggggggggggggggggggggggggggggggggggggggggggggggggggggggggggggg ggggggggggccggggggaaaggtgggggtggggggggggggggggggtgggggggcgggccgggggggggggggggggggggggggggggggggtcgcgggggggggggggggggggggggggggggggggggggggggtggggggcggggggcggggggggggggggggggggggggtgggggggggacggggggggggggggggggggggggggggggggggggggggggggggggggagggggggggcgggggggggggagggggggggggggggggggggggggggggg